DNA sequence from the Anaeromicrobium sediminis genome:
GAAAAAATTATAGATTCCATTGAAAGGGCTTCTGAGTTCATGCAAGAGGAAGGAAGTGAAGCCCGTGAGTGATTTTAGGAATATAGGAAAGAATCTAGTCAGAGTAGATGGAAAACAAAAGATACTTGGAAAAGCAACATATCCAGGAGATTTATATATGGAGGATATGCTTTATGGAGTTACAGTTAGATCAACGGAGCCCCATGCATATTTTTCATTAGACCTGAGTGAGGCACAAAATTTACATGGAGTAGTAAAGATATTGACCCATGAAGATATTACAGGAGAGAATCATCATGGAGTATATTTTAAAGACCATGAGGTATTTTGTAAGAATAAAGTGAGAAGAATCGGTGATCCTCTGGCCTTTATAATTGCCGAAAGTAAAAATATAGCCATCGAAGCAAAAAAACGTATAAAAGTAGAGTATGAGAAGCTACCTACTGTATTTGACCCTAGGGAGGCTATGAAAGGAAATTCTCCTAAAATACATGGGGATAGTAATGTGATTTATCACTATAAATGTAGAAAGGGAGATATAGAGGATGGGTTTGAGAAATGTGATGTAATAGTAGAAAATGAATACAAAACCTCTATGGTAGACCATGTATTTTTGCAAATTGAAAGCGGTTTAGCTTATTTAGAGGATGATGAAACCGTTGTAATATGTGCAGCTACTCAATATCCTCATTTTGATCAGATTGAAATAGCTGAAGCCTTAGGATTGCCTAAAGAAAAGATAAGGATAATAAACCCCGCTGTAGGTGGAGCCTTTGGTGGGCGAGAAGATATAACAATGCAGATACATATTGCTTTAGGAACCCTTCTTACCAAAAGACCAATTAAAGTTGACTATTCTAGAGAAGAATCTTTTTATGCTCATTCTAAAAGACATCCACTTTACATGAAATTTAAAACTGGTGCTGATAACAAAGGAAAATTGGTAGCTATGGAGGCTGAAATAGTTGGCGATACAGGGGCATATGCTTCGTGGGCAGTTAATGTACTTAGAAAAGCGGGAGTTCATGCAACAGGCCCCTATGAAATTCCTAACGTTAAAATTGATAGCTATGCTGTTTATACAAATAATCCCTTTTGCGGAGCAATGAGGGGCTTTGGAGCTACACAGACTCCCGTAGCCTGTGAGCAGCAAATGGATATATTAGCAGAAAAACTAGGTATAAGTCCTATAGAAATGAGACTTAAGAATTGTTTTAGAAATAATAGTACAACTGCAACTGGACAGGTACTTATCGAGAGTGTTCCCCTTGAAAGATGTATAGAAACTGTTGCAAAACAAATGTCATTTAACGAAAGCGAGATGGGGTAATATGAAGAAAAGGGGTAGAGGAATTGCAGCATCATTTTATGGCACAGGCTATGGCAACGGATTCCCAGATGTTTCAGTAGCTATAATTGGATTAGAAGATGATGGAAGAATATCTATTTCTGTTGGAGCTTCTGAAGTAGGGCAAGGAGTCAAAACGATTTTGTGTCAAATAGGAGCTGAGGTTTTAAATCTTAATATTAATGATATTATGCTTATTAATGAAGACAGTAGTAAAACTCCGGATTCTGGTACTGCTGCTGCTAGCAGACAAACCTACAATACGGGAAATGCTGTGAAATTAGGAATGGAATCTTTTAAGAGTAAACTTTTTGAAATAGTTAAGAACGAGTTAAAGCTAAATTCACCTATAGGTTTAGAGGTTGAGGATAATGTTGTTTTTTTGAAAATGTTTCCTGAAAAGAGAATAAGCTTTAAGAAAATAGCTGAGAATCTTAAAAATAAGGGTAAAAAACTAAAAGTAACAGAGCGTTTTGTTGCTCAAACAACTGAAATGGATGCTGAATCGGGACAGGGGGCGCCATATTGGCCCTATACTTTTAATTGTTACGGTGTGGAGGTAGAAGTTGATACAGAAACTGGAAAGGTTGATATTATCAAGGCAGTATGTGCTCATGATGTGGGAAAGGCAATAAATCCCTCCATGGTAGAAGGGCAGATAGATGGGGGATTTGCCATGGGAGTGAGCTATGCTTTATTTGAAGATTTAGGTCTTAAGAATGGAAGGATTAAAAATAATAAGTTTTCAAGATATATTATACCTACAAGCCTTGATATACCAGAGATAGAGAAAATTATTATTGAAGATCCCGAATCAACTGCCCCCTATGGGGCAAAAGGAATTGGAGAACCCGTTATCATACCTGTAGCTCCAGCAATCTTAAATGGAATATATGATGCAGTTGGAGTTAGAATAAGAGATTTACCCGCTACTCCTGAGAAAATTTTAAAGGCTCTTAAAGAAAGGTAGTGATGAATTTGACAGATGACATAAAAAAGAGAATAGATATTGCAGCTGGAAGGAGAGCGGCGGATTTAGTCTTAAAAAATGCGAAAATTGTGGATGTGTTTTCTGAAAGAATAATTGAAGGTGATATAGCAATAAGTAATGAACGAATAGCAGCAATAGGAGAGTATTCTGGAAAAGAGGAAGTGGACCTAAATGGTAAATATGTGGCTCCTGGCCTTATAGATGGACACGTTCATATTGAATCATCAATGGTAACACCTGGTCAATTTGCAAAAGCAATAGTTCCCCATGGAACCACAAGCATAATAGCTGATCCCCATGAAATTGCTAATGTGTGTGGGTTAGATGGAATAGAGTATATTTTGGAGGAGAGCAAGGATATTCCTTTGGATGTATTTGTCATGCTTCCTTCATGTGTGCCATCTACTGCATTTGAAAATTCAGGTGCAAAGCTTTCGGCTAAAGAACTTGAGAAAATGATTCACATAGATAGAGTACTAGGTTTAGGGGAATTAATGGATTACCCTGCTATAATAGGCGGAAATGAAGAGGTTTTGCAAAAGATAAAAATAGCTGGAAATAAAATGAAGGACGGACATGGCCCAGGTATTGATGGAAAAGATCTAAATGCTTATGTAACCTCAGGAATAAAAACAGAGCATGAGTGTACTACTATAGAAGAAATGGAAAATAGAATTAGATTAGGTATGTATGTCTTAGTCAGGGAAGGTTCTGCCGCAAGAAATCTAGAGGTATTAACAAAAGGAATAACTAAGGCTAACCTTAGAAGAATACTTTTTTGTACAGATGATAGGCATCCAGAAGATATATTAAATGACGGACATATTGATAATAACATTAGGTTAGCTATAAAGAATGGAATTGATCCAATTTCTGCAATTAAGGTTGCATCATTAAATGCAGCTGAATGTTATAGATTATATGATAGAGGAGCCGTTGCTCCAGGCTATATGGCAGACTTAATAGTTATAGATGACATTAAAAAATTTAACATAGAAAAAGTTTTAAAAAATGGTAAGATAGTTGCTAAAAATGGTAAATCATTATTCAAGGTTAAATCTAAGAAGGATTCAAAAATAATGAATACTGTAAATCTAAAGCAGATAGATAAGGATATGTTAAAAATAAAACTTAGTAGTGGCATTGTCAATGTAATGAGATTGATTCCCCACAGCCTAGTAACTCAGAAGGTTGTTAGAAAGGTAGATACAGAAGATAGTTACTTTAAATACAACCACATGCTTGATATTTTAAAGCTAGTAGTTGTTGAAAGACATAAGGGTACGGGTAATATTGGTCTTGGCCTTGTTGAGAACTTTAATCTTAAAGATGGCGCTATAGCTTCAACTGTTGCCCATGATTCACATAATCTTATTGTGGTTGGTGATAACGATGAGGATATTCTTTTGGCAATTAAAGAACTAGGAGAAATAGGTGGTGGAATTACAATTTGTTCCAAAGGAAAGGTCTTAAAATCATTACCTCTTCCTATAGGAGGCTTAATATCTGATAAAGCTTTGGACGAAGTAAGTCTCCAACTTAAGGAAATGTTAAAAATAGCCTATGGTATGGGTGTAAATAAAGATATTGATCCATTTATGACATTGGCATTTCTTGCACTTCCTGTAATTCCAGAGCTAAAGCTTACGGATGTGGGACTATTTGATGTGACGAAATTTGATTTTATAGATATAAGTGTGAAGAATTAAAAAAATGACCTATAGGTCATTTTTTTAATTTCATATTTTAAATACATCGATTATTTATTCTTTAATATATCTTCTAATTAATCTGTATGCTTTAGATTGACTAATTCCAATATTTTTTGAAACGGAGACGGAAGTTTTATATTTTGAATATGCAGATTTTATTAATTTCTCCTCATACTCTTCCAAATACTCTTTAAAATTTTTATTTTTAAAATCAAATTCTGTTTCGTCCTTTTTTAAAACAGGAGTTATGGAAAAAAGAGTCTTTGGTAAATGTTCCACGTCTATTATGAAAACATCTACTATTACTACAAGTCTTTCTATAACATGTTTAAGTTCCCTAACATTTCCCTTCCAAGGATATTTGCATAGAATATCTAGGGCCTCTTTAGAAAAATCATGTTCCAATCCATATTTATTATTTTATTCATGTAAAAAATGATATATTAAAGCTTCTATATCATTACCTCTTTCTCGCAAAGGAGGAATAGAAACTTCAAAAACATTTAATCTATAATATAAATCCTCTCTAAACCTTCCAATCTCCACCATTTTCTTTAAATCAATATTTGTAGCGGTTATTATTCTTACATCAACTTTTTCAGGAGAGCTTGCCCCAATTGGAGTAAATTCTTTACTTTGAAGTACGTGAAGTAACTTTGCTTGGGAACCATAGGATAACTCACTTATTTCATCTAAAAAAATTGTACCCTTGTGAGCTTGTTTAAAAAGTCCTGTTTTTCCTGTGGCTACCGCCCCGGTAAAAGCCCCTTTTGTATAACCGAACAATTGACTTTCAATTAAATTCTCTGGAAGGCTTGCGCAATTAATGCTAACAAAATTTTCAGATTTTCTTTCGCTTATATTATGTATATATTTTGCAAGCATAGTTTTTCCTGTACCACTTTCTCCTGTTATAAGTACAGTTGCATCAATTCTACAAATTTTTTGAACTAGCTTCATCATATTAGACATGGAAGTGCTATTAAAAAAAATAGAATCAGATACATTTGTATCCACGTCATTAAGTTCTATAGCATTACTTGAAGGAATGTGAAAATCAGAATTATCAAGGAGGTGACGAACATTTAAAATTACATACTTTATATTATTATAAATATCAAATATGGGAGTTGCTATTTGTATAGTTGAATTTGTAGGAGTATTTTGTCTTGAAATATATGTAGATTTATTTTTATAAACAAGGGGAAGAAGTCTTGGATCCCAGTCTTTTTCATAAAATTCTTCTAAATCATTTTTTCCAATATAACTTTTTGCTAACTTACCAAAATTTCGCTCAGTAGCACTATTTGTATAAATTATTGTATAATTATTATCGTATATCCAAACTGCTTCATAAAAATTGTCTACTAAATTCAAAAATTCGTCATAATTTATTCCGTAAATATTTTCCAAATAATTCATATTAT
Encoded proteins:
- a CDS encoding xanthine dehydrogenase family protein molybdopterin-binding subunit, with product MSDFRNIGKNLVRVDGKQKILGKATYPGDLYMEDMLYGVTVRSTEPHAYFSLDLSEAQNLHGVVKILTHEDITGENHHGVYFKDHEVFCKNKVRRIGDPLAFIIAESKNIAIEAKKRIKVEYEKLPTVFDPREAMKGNSPKIHGDSNVIYHYKCRKGDIEDGFEKCDVIVENEYKTSMVDHVFLQIESGLAYLEDDETVVICAATQYPHFDQIEIAEALGLPKEKIRIINPAVGGAFGGREDITMQIHIALGTLLTKRPIKVDYSREESFYAHSKRHPLYMKFKTGADNKGKLVAMEAEIVGDTGAYASWAVNVLRKAGVHATGPYEIPNVKIDSYAVYTNNPFCGAMRGFGATQTPVACEQQMDILAEKLGISPIEMRLKNCFRNNSTTATGQVLIESVPLERCIETVAKQMSFNESEMG
- a CDS encoding xanthine dehydrogenase family protein molybdopterin-binding subunit, which encodes MKKRGRGIAASFYGTGYGNGFPDVSVAIIGLEDDGRISISVGASEVGQGVKTILCQIGAEVLNLNINDIMLINEDSSKTPDSGTAAASRQTYNTGNAVKLGMESFKSKLFEIVKNELKLNSPIGLEVEDNVVFLKMFPEKRISFKKIAENLKNKGKKLKVTERFVAQTTEMDAESGQGAPYWPYTFNCYGVEVEVDTETGKVDIIKAVCAHDVGKAINPSMVEGQIDGGFAMGVSYALFEDLGLKNGRIKNNKFSRYIIPTSLDIPEIEKIIIEDPESTAPYGAKGIGEPVIIPVAPAILNGIYDAVGVRIRDLPATPEKILKALKER
- the ade gene encoding adenine deaminase, with the protein product MTDDIKKRIDIAAGRRAADLVLKNAKIVDVFSERIIEGDIAISNERIAAIGEYSGKEEVDLNGKYVAPGLIDGHVHIESSMVTPGQFAKAIVPHGTTSIIADPHEIANVCGLDGIEYILEESKDIPLDVFVMLPSCVPSTAFENSGAKLSAKELEKMIHIDRVLGLGELMDYPAIIGGNEEVLQKIKIAGNKMKDGHGPGIDGKDLNAYVTSGIKTEHECTTIEEMENRIRLGMYVLVREGSAARNLEVLTKGITKANLRRILFCTDDRHPEDILNDGHIDNNIRLAIKNGIDPISAIKVASLNAAECYRLYDRGAVAPGYMADLIVIDDIKKFNIEKVLKNGKIVAKNGKSLFKVKSKKDSKIMNTVNLKQIDKDMLKIKLSSGIVNVMRLIPHSLVTQKVVRKVDTEDSYFKYNHMLDILKLVVVERHKGTGNIGLGLVENFNLKDGAIASTVAHDSHNLIVVGDNDEDILLAIKELGEIGGGITICSKGKVLKSLPLPIGGLISDKALDEVSLQLKEMLKIAYGMGVNKDIDPFMTLAFLALPVIPELKLTDVGLFDVTKFDFIDISVKN
- a CDS encoding AAA-type ATPase lid domain-containing protein — translated: MEHDFSKEALDILCKYPWKGNVRELKHVIERLVVIVDVFIIDVEHLPKTLFSITPVLKKDETEFDFKNKNFKEYLEEYEEKLIKSAYSKYKTSVSVSKNIGISQSKAYRLIRRYIKE
- a CDS encoding sigma-54 interaction domain-containing protein: MNYLENIYGINYDEFLNLVDNFYEAVWIYDNNYTIIYTNSATERNFGKLAKSYIGKNDLEEFYEKDWDPRLLPLVYKNKSTYISRQNTPTNSTIQIATPIFDIYNNIKYVILNVRHLLDNSDFHIPSSNAIELNDVDTNVSDSIFFNSTSMSNMMKLVQKICRIDATVLITGESGTGKTMLAKYIHNISERKSENFVSINCASLPENLIESQLFGYTKGAFTGAVATGKTGLFKQAHKGTIFLDEISELSYGSQAKLLHVLQSKEFTPIGASSPEKVDVRIITATNIDLKKMVEIGRFREDLYYRLNVFEVSIPPLRERGNDIEALIYHFLHE